A single region of the Aeromonas hydrophila subsp. hydrophila ATCC 7966 genome encodes:
- the ubiA gene encoding 4-hydroxybenzoate octaprenyltransferase: MNLLTKERGLAYVQLARIDKPIGTLLLLWPTLWALWLAADGLPDLWTLLVFVVGVFLMRSAGCVINDYADRNFDGHVKRTAGRPLPMGKVKPREVLALFAVLALISFALVLTMNPLTIGLSFAALLLAVCYPFMKRYIPIPQLVLGMAFSWSIPMAYAAQANALPAVAWLVFLANLLWTIAYDTQYAMVDRDDDLKLGLKSSAILFGRHDKRIIGALQLLTLLILLLVGQLSELGSSYYWSLLAAAALFVYQQRLIRERQREACFQAFLNNNYVGALIFAGVVINYL, translated from the coding sequence GTGAATCTGTTAACCAAGGAGCGGGGACTGGCCTACGTGCAGTTGGCCCGCATCGACAAGCCCATCGGCACCCTGCTACTGCTGTGGCCGACCCTGTGGGCGCTGTGGCTGGCGGCTGACGGCCTGCCGGATCTCTGGACCCTGCTGGTGTTCGTGGTGGGGGTGTTTCTGATGCGCTCCGCCGGTTGCGTCATCAACGACTATGCGGATCGCAACTTTGACGGTCACGTGAAGCGCACCGCCGGCCGGCCGCTGCCCATGGGCAAGGTCAAGCCGCGGGAGGTGCTGGCGCTGTTTGCGGTGCTGGCGCTCATCTCGTTCGCCCTGGTGCTGACCATGAACCCGCTCACCATCGGCCTGTCGTTCGCGGCCCTGCTGCTGGCGGTCTGTTACCCCTTCATGAAGCGCTACATCCCGATCCCCCAGCTGGTGCTCGGCATGGCCTTCTCCTGGTCGATTCCCATGGCCTATGCGGCCCAGGCCAACGCCTTGCCAGCGGTGGCCTGGCTGGTGTTTCTCGCCAACCTGCTGTGGACCATCGCCTACGACACCCAGTACGCCATGGTGGACCGGGACGACGACCTCAAGCTCGGCCTCAAGTCGAGCGCCATCCTGTTCGGCCGCCACGACAAGCGGATCATCGGCGCGCTGCAGCTGCTGACCCTGCTGATCCTGCTGCTGGTGGGGCAGCTGAGCGAGCTGGGTTCCAGCTACTACTGGTCGCTACTGGCGGCGGCGGCGCTGTTCGTCTATCAGCAGCGGCTGATCCGCGAGCGGCAGCGGGAGGCCTGCTTCCAGGCGTTTCTCAACAACAACTACGTGGGGGCGCTGATCTTTGCCGGGGTAGTGATCAACTATCTGTGA
- a CDS encoding flagellar basal body-associated FliL family protein, producing the protein MKLFKFLLVLLLSCGALQAYASEGGEAPAEGEAAAAKPGFFYHLLDPDIITNYLSDGKTLGYVRVTVELMAENEADLKLLEQHDPLIRDAIIRLMGSKSADQIKSLVSREDLRKECQTRANELLVKETGKKAVRELIFTKFLYQ; encoded by the coding sequence ATGAAGCTATTCAAATTTCTGCTGGTGTTGTTGCTAAGCTGCGGTGCACTTCAGGCCTATGCCTCCGAAGGGGGGGAAGCCCCTGCAGAAGGGGAAGCTGCCGCCGCCAAGCCGGGTTTCTTCTATCACCTGCTGGATCCCGACATCATCACCAACTACCTGAGCGATGGCAAAACCCTCGGCTACGTCCGGGTGACGGTGGAGCTGATGGCCGAGAACGAGGCCGACCTCAAGCTGCTGGAGCAGCATGACCCCCTCATTCGTGACGCCATCATCCGGCTGATGGGCAGCAAGAGTGCCGACCAGATCAAGTCGCTGGTCAGCCGCGAAGACCTGCGCAAAGAGTGCCAGACCCGGGCCAATGAGCTGCTGGTGAAGGAGACCGGCAAGAAGGCGGTGCGCGAGCTGATCTTTACCAAGTTCCTCTATCAGTAA
- a CDS encoding DUF2799 domain-containing protein: MIMRLSVIVFAVLLGGCASHSDDPCEKVWSEVGEADGKLGFTAERVEFHQAQCGEKVDAELWKQGHQKGLAWYCRPEHLYLAGRSGGEYRGVCPNDVQARRLFEQGRQGWTDQ, from the coding sequence ATGATTATGCGACTCTCGGTGATAGTGTTTGCCGTTCTGCTCGGGGGCTGCGCCTCCCATTCGGACGATCCGTGCGAGAAGGTGTGGAGCGAGGTGGGGGAGGCCGATGGCAAGCTGGGCTTTACCGCCGAGCGGGTCGAGTTTCATCAGGCCCAGTGCGGTGAGAAGGTGGATGCCGAGCTGTGGAAACAGGGGCATCAGAAGGGACTGGCCTGGTATTGCCGGCCGGAGCACCTCTATCTGGCGGGCCGTTCCGGTGGCGAGTATCGCGGGGTTTGCCCCAATGACGTCCAGGCGCGCCGGCTGTTCGAGCAGGGCCGCCAGGGCTGGACCGATCAATAG
- a CDS encoding LacI family DNA-binding transcriptional regulator yields MSEAKKRRSTGRVTLNDVAQLAGVGAMTVSRALRTPELVSDKMRERIEAAVDELGYIPNRAAGALASATSQTIVVIVPSLTECGCGEVIAGLQQTLRGEGYQIMLGDAQHLKQQEESLLTSFLQHNPAAVVLFGSDPGETIRQRLQAARLPVVEVGAMARSPIDMNVGVSNFDAGYQLTRHLIERGYRNIGFLCARQEQWMLQQRMQGWQKALLDNYLSPDAIINTSERPSFSTGAAMLGEFLLRWPELDALVCVNDELAAGVLFECQRRHLNVPGKLAIAGFDDLDVARACYPALTSVRIPYQRMGEEAADLILRQLVGEPVMGSALTLDFQLQKRQSS; encoded by the coding sequence ATGTCAGAAGCGAAGAAACGCCGTAGCACGGGTCGGGTGACCCTCAACGATGTGGCCCAGCTGGCCGGCGTGGGGGCCATGACGGTGTCGCGCGCCCTGCGCACCCCCGAGCTGGTGTCCGACAAGATGCGCGAGCGCATCGAGGCGGCGGTGGACGAACTCGGCTATATCCCCAATCGGGCGGCGGGGGCGCTGGCGTCCGCCACTTCCCAGACCATAGTGGTGATCGTGCCCAGCCTGACCGAGTGTGGCTGCGGCGAGGTGATCGCCGGGCTGCAGCAGACGCTGCGGGGCGAGGGTTACCAGATCATGCTGGGGGATGCCCAGCACCTCAAACAGCAGGAGGAGAGCCTGCTGACCAGTTTTTTGCAGCACAATCCGGCGGCCGTGGTGCTGTTTGGCAGCGATCCCGGCGAGACCATCCGCCAGCGGCTGCAGGCGGCCCGCCTGCCGGTGGTGGAGGTGGGGGCCATGGCCCGCAGCCCCATCGACATGAACGTCGGGGTCTCCAACTTCGATGCCGGCTACCAGCTGACCCGCCACCTGATCGAGCGCGGCTACCGCAATATCGGCTTTCTCTGCGCCCGCCAGGAGCAGTGGATGCTGCAGCAGCGCATGCAGGGCTGGCAGAAGGCGCTGCTGGACAACTACCTCTCCCCCGACGCCATCATCAACACCTCGGAGCGGCCCAGCTTCAGCACGGGAGCGGCCATGCTGGGGGAGTTTCTGCTGCGCTGGCCCGAACTGGATGCGCTGGTCTGCGTCAACGACGAGCTGGCGGCCGGGGTACTGTTCGAATGCCAGCGTCGCCACCTGAACGTGCCGGGCAAGCTCGCCATCGCCGGTTTCGACGATCTGGACGTGGCGCGGGCCTGCTATCCGGCCCTCACCTCGGTCCGCATCCCCTATCAGCGGATGGGAGAGGAGGCCGCCGATCTCATCCTGCGTCAGCTGGTCGGTGAACCCGTCATGGGCTCGGCGCTGACCCTCGATTTCCAGCTGCAGAAGCGGCAAAGCAGCTGA
- the waaA gene encoding lipid IV(A) 3-deoxy-D-manno-octulosonic acid transferase, whose protein sequence is MGYRLLYNLLIHLGLPLALLALYKPKKGKPGFGKRWAEHLGRTPATGQEAPLWIHAVSVGETLAISPFIRALKAERPDLPILLTTTTRTGAEQAARLGDLVEHRYAPLDYPWAVAAFLNAVKPRALWVMETELWPNWLAACEERHLPVTIINARLSERSCRRYGRFQGAFDALSQPLTHLLCQHQDDADRFHRLGLGRERLAVTGSIKFDIQLDEQVQARGRALRQLLGAERPVWIAASTHQGEDEQVLAAFDRVLAAQPSALLILVPRHPERFERVAALCAPYGCVRRTAGGAVGEHDKVYLGDTMGELPLMLAAADVAFVGGSLVKVGGHNLLEPAALGKPCLSGPAYFNFSDITRQLVAQGGAAVVADAAALGEQVSALLADESRRREMGEQARAVVLRNQGALARTLSHCLASLEND, encoded by the coding sequence ATGGGCTATCGGCTGCTCTACAACCTGCTGATCCACCTGGGGTTGCCGCTGGCATTGCTGGCGCTCTACAAGCCGAAGAAGGGCAAGCCCGGCTTTGGCAAGCGCTGGGCCGAGCACCTGGGGCGGACACCCGCCACCGGGCAGGAGGCGCCGCTCTGGATCCATGCGGTGAGTGTGGGGGAGACGCTGGCCATCAGCCCCTTCATCCGCGCCCTCAAGGCCGAGCGGCCCGATCTGCCGATCCTGCTCACCACCACCACCCGCACCGGCGCCGAGCAGGCCGCCAGGCTGGGGGATCTGGTGGAGCACCGCTACGCGCCGCTCGACTACCCCTGGGCGGTGGCGGCGTTTCTCAATGCCGTCAAACCGCGCGCGCTCTGGGTGATGGAAACCGAACTGTGGCCGAACTGGCTGGCCGCCTGCGAGGAGCGCCATCTGCCGGTGACCATCATCAATGCCCGCCTCTCGGAGCGATCCTGCCGGCGTTATGGCCGTTTTCAGGGGGCGTTCGACGCCTTGAGCCAGCCACTGACCCACCTGCTCTGCCAGCACCAGGACGACGCGGATCGCTTCCATCGGCTGGGGCTGGGGCGCGAGCGGCTGGCGGTGACCGGTTCCATCAAGTTCGACATCCAGCTCGATGAGCAGGTGCAGGCCAGGGGCCGCGCCCTGCGCCAACTGCTGGGGGCGGAGCGGCCGGTCTGGATCGCCGCCAGCACCCATCAGGGGGAAGACGAGCAGGTGCTGGCCGCCTTTGATCGGGTGCTCGCGGCGCAGCCGTCGGCCCTGTTGATCCTGGTACCGCGTCACCCCGAGCGATTCGAGCGGGTGGCGGCGCTGTGCGCCCCCTACGGCTGCGTGCGGCGTACGGCGGGTGGTGCGGTCGGCGAGCACGACAAGGTTTACCTCGGCGATACCATGGGCGAGCTGCCGCTGATGCTGGCGGCGGCCGACGTGGCCTTCGTCGGTGGCAGCCTGGTCAAGGTGGGCGGCCACAATCTGCTGGAGCCGGCTGCGCTGGGTAAACCCTGCCTGAGCGGCCCCGCCTACTTCAATTTCAGCGACATCACCCGCCAGCTGGTGGCCCAGGGTGGCGCCGCCGTGGTGGCCGATGCCGCCGCGCTGGGGGAGCAGGTGAGTGCGCTGCTGGCCGACGAGAGCCGGCGCCGGGAGATGGGCGAGCAGGCCCGCGCCGTGGTGCTGCGCAACCAGGGGGCGCTGGCGCGCACCTTGTCTCACTGCCTCGCCAGCCTGGAGAATGACTGA
- a CDS encoding chorismate--pyruvate lyase family protein, translating to MKSELTVPLARLVPWQTPAQCEPPEALLPWLLEADSMTRRLRRHNRHFSVQLFGNRSVALDADEQQLVVAEQPMGLCREVILHGDHGPAVLGWTLFAEAALQESGLRELGEQPLGERIFGDEPARRDHLQLACFEIASNPWCPAGTVWGRRSRLFLGQWPLLVHELFLPSLSCNKELE from the coding sequence GTGAAGTCCGAGTTGACTGTTCCCCTTGCCCGGCTCGTGCCCTGGCAGACGCCCGCGCAGTGCGAGCCGCCCGAGGCCTTGCTGCCCTGGTTGCTGGAGGCCGATTCCATGACCCGGCGCCTGCGCCGCCACAATCGCCACTTCTCGGTACAACTGTTTGGCAATCGCAGCGTCGCCCTCGATGCCGACGAGCAGCAGCTGGTGGTCGCCGAGCAGCCCATGGGGCTGTGCCGCGAGGTGATCCTGCACGGCGATCATGGGCCAGCCGTGCTGGGCTGGACCCTGTTTGCCGAAGCCGCGCTGCAAGAGAGCGGTCTGCGCGAGCTGGGTGAGCAACCGCTGGGTGAACGTATCTTTGGTGACGAGCCTGCCCGGCGCGATCACCTGCAACTGGCCTGTTTCGAGATTGCGAGCAATCCCTGGTGCCCGGCCGGCACCGTCTGGGGACGTCGTTCCCGTCTGTTTCTGGGGCAATGGCCACTGCTGGTCCATGAACTCTTCTTGCCCTCTCTGTCATGCAACAAGGAGCTGGAGTGA
- a CDS encoding PTS ascorbate transporter subunit IIC has product MEFFNFLMFDVLSEPAVLVGLIALIGLIAQKKPVTECIKGTVKTIMGFVILGAGATLVVNSLGDFATIFQHAFGIKGVVPNNEAIVSIAQQSFGKEMAMIMFFAMLVNILIARLTPWKFIFLTGHHTLFMSMMVAAILSAGGMSGIPLIAVGSLVVGVTMVLFPALAHPYMKQITGSDDVALGHFSTCSYVLAGWIGAKFGNKAHSSEEVQVPKSLLFLRDTPVAISFTMGIIFLITSAFAGPEFVASVAKGKHWFMFSLMQSITFAAGVYVILQGVRMVIAEIVPAFKGISDKLVPNAKPALDCPIVFPYAPNAVLIGFLSSFAAGLVGMVLLYLLGLTVIIPGVVPHFFVGAAAGVFGNATGGRRGALLGAFANGLLITFLPVFLLPVLGDLGFANTTFSDADFGVVGILLGLIVR; this is encoded by the coding sequence ATGGAATTTTTCAATTTTCTGATGTTTGACGTGCTGTCGGAGCCGGCTGTGCTGGTTGGCCTCATCGCCCTCATCGGCCTGATCGCCCAGAAGAAACCGGTGACCGAGTGCATCAAGGGCACGGTCAAGACCATCATGGGCTTCGTCATCCTGGGGGCCGGCGCCACCCTGGTGGTGAACTCCCTCGGCGACTTCGCCACCATCTTCCAGCACGCCTTCGGCATCAAGGGGGTAGTGCCCAACAACGAGGCCATCGTCTCCATCGCCCAGCAGTCGTTCGGCAAGGAGATGGCGATGATCATGTTCTTCGCCATGCTGGTGAACATCCTGATCGCCCGGCTCACCCCGTGGAAATTCATCTTCCTGACCGGTCACCACACCCTGTTCATGTCGATGATGGTGGCAGCCATCCTCTCCGCCGGTGGCATGAGCGGCATCCCGCTCATCGCGGTGGGCAGCCTGGTAGTCGGCGTGACCATGGTGCTGTTCCCGGCCCTCGCCCACCCCTACATGAAGCAGATCACCGGCTCCGATGACGTGGCACTCGGCCACTTCTCCACCTGCTCCTACGTGCTGGCCGGCTGGATCGGCGCCAAGTTCGGCAACAAGGCCCACAGCAGCGAAGAGGTGCAGGTGCCCAAGAGCCTGCTGTTCCTGCGCGATACCCCGGTGGCCATCTCCTTCACCATGGGCATCATCTTCCTCATCACCTCCGCCTTCGCCGGGCCCGAGTTCGTCGCCAGCGTCGCCAAGGGCAAGCACTGGTTCATGTTCTCCCTGATGCAGTCCATCACCTTCGCCGCCGGGGTCTACGTGATCCTGCAGGGGGTACGGATGGTCATCGCCGAAATCGTGCCAGCCTTCAAGGGGATCTCCGACAAGCTGGTGCCCAACGCCAAGCCGGCGCTGGACTGCCCCATCGTCTTCCCCTACGCCCCCAATGCGGTGCTGATCGGCTTCCTGTCGAGCTTTGCCGCCGGTCTGGTGGGCATGGTGCTGCTCTACCTGCTGGGGCTCACCGTCATCATTCCGGGGGTGGTGCCGCACTTCTTCGTCGGCGCGGCGGCCGGGGTGTTCGGCAATGCCACCGGCGGCCGTCGTGGCGCCCTGCTGGGGGCCTTCGCCAACGGCCTGCTGATCACCTTCCTGCCGGTGTTCCTGCTGCCGGTGCTGGGGGATCTCGGCTTTGCCAACACCACCTTCAGCGATGCCGACTTCGGCGTGGTAGGGATCCTGCTCGGCCTGATCGTGCGCTAA
- the plsB gene encoding glycerol-3-phosphate 1-O-acyltransferase PlsB, which produces MSLGQNISRAILQWPVSGLVNHKSLPENPITELKLDPARPIVYALKTSSITDLMTLQQCCEDLGLPGPFTPLELNGQLLPRYVCLDRPPPLFGKRSKPLPFLQEFHQLLDLHKQDPALDIQVVPVTLFWGRAPGREGEEASGWNIISSLAPNRLKKALIVILKGRENLVRFSPPLSLRHMADKHGTDEAIAHKLARVARTHFSRQQLAATGPKLPNRNLLFKQLLDSNVIQQAIEEEAQREGISLEKAQKRAHGYMDEIASDFSYRLIRLGESFLGWLWNKLYRGLSVNGAEKVRQLAQEGHEIVYVPCHRSHMDYLLLSYVIYHQGMVPPHIAAGINLNFWPAGPIFRHGGAFFIRRTFKGNPLYSTVFREYLNLLFAKGYSVEFFTEGGRSRTGRLLPPKTGMLAMTLQAMMRGLDRPVTLVPVYLGYEHVMEVNTYHNELKGSRKEKESFLQVLGILRKLRNYGRGFVNFGEPLTLNNYLNEHVPSWKEHIGEEERPEWMAPTVNQLAELLMTRINGAAAVNGLTLSALALLAAERHALTRDELQAQLNTYLDLLKQVPYSPHSTIPDEDAKTLLDQAMELNKFEVSEDKLGQIVSLDRYQAILLTYYRNNILHLFAMPSLVAALIERCEGISRSEIVARCIDIYPLLKTELFLRYEEDELPELVDALLAELQRQQLIEARDGGFWVNPVNQTRLLLLAESIQETLQRYAIVLTRVLAQPRIEAEQLEADGLMMAERLGTLHGINAPEFFDQKLFSTLIHTLRSEGYLDPGCKPDLGRFQALADNIVPLLSTKIRRTIQAGNRL; this is translated from the coding sequence ATGTCCCTTGGACAGAACATTTCCAGAGCCATCTTGCAATGGCCGGTCAGCGGCTTGGTCAATCACAAGAGCCTGCCGGAAAATCCCATCACCGAGCTCAAGCTGGATCCGGCCAGACCCATCGTCTACGCCCTGAAGACCAGCTCGATCACCGACCTGATGACCCTGCAACAGTGCTGCGAGGATCTCGGCCTGCCCGGCCCCTTCACCCCGCTGGAGCTGAACGGCCAGTTGCTGCCCCGTTATGTCTGTCTGGACCGTCCGCCTCCCCTGTTCGGCAAGCGCAGCAAGCCGCTGCCCTTCCTGCAGGAGTTCCACCAGCTGCTGGATCTGCACAAGCAGGATCCGGCGCTGGATATCCAGGTGGTGCCCGTCACCCTGTTCTGGGGCCGCGCCCCCGGTCGGGAAGGCGAGGAAGCCTCCGGCTGGAATATCATCAGTAGCCTGGCGCCAAACCGCCTCAAGAAAGCGCTGATCGTGATTCTGAAAGGGCGCGAGAACCTGGTGCGCTTCTCCCCGCCGCTCTCCCTGCGTCACATGGCGGACAAGCACGGCACCGACGAGGCCATCGCCCACAAGCTGGCGCGGGTCGCACGCACCCACTTCAGCCGCCAGCAGCTGGCCGCTACCGGCCCCAAGCTGCCCAACCGCAACCTGCTGTTCAAACAGCTGCTCGATTCGAACGTCATTCAGCAGGCCATCGAGGAAGAGGCCCAGCGCGAGGGGATCAGCCTGGAGAAAGCCCAGAAACGGGCCCACGGCTACATGGACGAGATCGCCTCCGACTTCTCCTACCGGCTGATCCGGCTCGGTGAGAGCTTCCTCGGCTGGCTGTGGAACAAGCTCTACCGCGGCCTCTCGGTCAACGGCGCCGAGAAGGTGCGCCAGCTGGCCCAGGAAGGGCACGAGATCGTCTATGTGCCCTGTCATCGCAGCCACATGGACTACCTGCTGCTCTCCTACGTCATCTACCACCAGGGCATGGTGCCGCCCCATATCGCGGCGGGCATCAACCTCAACTTCTGGCCGGCGGGCCCGATCTTCCGCCACGGCGGCGCCTTCTTCATTCGCCGTACCTTCAAGGGCAACCCGCTCTACAGCACGGTATTCCGGGAATACCTCAACCTGCTGTTCGCCAAGGGTTACTCGGTGGAGTTCTTCACCGAGGGTGGCCGCTCCCGCACCGGTCGCCTGCTGCCGCCCAAGACCGGCATGCTGGCGATGACCCTGCAGGCCATGATGCGCGGGCTGGACAGACCGGTGACCCTGGTGCCCGTCTATCTGGGCTACGAGCACGTGATGGAGGTGAACACCTACCACAACGAGCTCAAGGGCAGCCGCAAGGAGAAGGAGAGCTTCCTGCAGGTGCTCGGCATCCTGCGCAAGCTGCGCAACTACGGCCGCGGCTTCGTCAACTTCGGTGAGCCGCTGACCCTCAACAATTACCTCAACGAACACGTGCCCAGCTGGAAGGAGCACATCGGCGAGGAGGAGCGTCCCGAGTGGATGGCGCCCACCGTCAACCAGCTGGCCGAGCTGCTGATGACCCGCATCAACGGGGCCGCCGCCGTCAACGGCCTGACCCTGAGCGCACTGGCGCTGCTGGCTGCCGAGCGCCACGCGCTGACCCGCGACGAACTGCAGGCCCAGCTCAACACCTATCTGGACCTGCTCAAGCAGGTGCCCTACAGTCCGCACAGCACCATCCCGGACGAGGATGCCAAGACCCTGCTGGATCAGGCGATGGAGCTCAACAAGTTCGAGGTGAGCGAGGACAAGCTGGGCCAGATCGTCAGCCTGGACCGCTATCAGGCGATCCTGCTGACTTATTACCGCAACAACATCCTCCATCTGTTCGCCATGCCCTCCCTGGTGGCGGCCCTGATCGAACGCTGCGAGGGGATCTCCCGCAGCGAGATCGTTGCCCGTTGCATCGACATCTACCCGCTGCTCAAGACCGAGCTGTTCCTGCGCTATGAAGAGGACGAGCTGCCGGAGCTGGTCGATGCCCTGCTGGCCGAACTGCAGCGCCAGCAGCTGATCGAGGCCCGCGACGGTGGCTTCTGGGTCAATCCGGTCAACCAGACCCGCCTGCTGCTCTTGGCCGAGAGCATCCAGGAGACCCTGCAACGCTACGCCATCGTGCTGACCCGGGTGCTGGCCCAGCCCCGCATCGAGGCCGAGCAGCTGGAGGCGGACGGCCTGATGATGGCAGAACGCCTCGGCACCCTGCACGGCATCAACGCCCCCGAGTTCTTCGACCAGAAGCTGTTCAGCACCCTGATCCACACCCTGCGCAGCGAAGGCTACCTCGACCCGGGCTGCAAGCCGGATCTGGGCCGCTTCCAGGCGCTGGCCGACAACATAGTGCCGCTGCTGAGCACCAAGATCCGCCGCACCATCCAGGCCGGCAACCGGCTCTGA
- a CDS encoding PTS sugar transporter subunit IIB yields MKILVVCGHGLGTSLMMEMSIKSILKELAVTAEVDHRDLASAGSERAEIFVATRDIAEQLVSMGVDGRLVSLDNMVDKAAMKEKLAIALRELGAL; encoded by the coding sequence ATGAAGATTCTGGTTGTATGCGGACACGGCCTGGGCACCAGCCTGATGATGGAGATGAGCATCAAGAGCATTCTCAAGGAGCTGGCCGTGACGGCCGAAGTGGATCACCGGGATCTCGCCTCCGCCGGCAGCGAGCGCGCCGAGATCTTTGTCGCCACCCGCGACATCGCCGAACAGCTGGTCAGCATGGGCGTCGACGGCCGGCTGGTATCGCTGGACAACATGGTCGACAAGGCCGCCATGAAAGAAAAACTCGCCATCGCCCTGCGTGAGCTGGGCGCACTCTAA
- the acuI gene encoding acrylyl-CoA reductase (NADPH) produces MFKALLLENQDGKTVPTLTRLDESQLPAGEVRVAVSYSSLNYKDGLAITGKGKIVRQWPLVPGIDFAGTVLESADDRYQPGDKVVLTGWGVGEGHWGGMAEQARVKADWLVPLPAGLDERQAMCIGTAGLTAMLCVLALEEAGVTPQSGEILVTGAAGGVGSTAVALLAALGYQVAALTGRPEAQGELLTALGASRIVPRSELLEPAKPLEKQLWAGAVDTVGSQVLAKLLAQMNYGGAVAACGLAGGFDLPTSVMPFILRNVRLQGVDSVMCPLARRQLAWQRLARDLPASFFAQAVTEIGLEQVAEAAEAITQGQIAGRTLVKL; encoded by the coding sequence ATGTTCAAGGCTCTGTTACTGGAAAACCAAGACGGCAAGACGGTGCCGACCCTGACCCGGCTGGACGAGAGCCAGCTGCCGGCCGGCGAGGTACGGGTGGCGGTGAGCTACAGCTCCCTCAACTACAAGGACGGGCTGGCCATCACCGGCAAGGGCAAGATAGTGCGCCAGTGGCCGCTGGTGCCCGGCATCGACTTCGCCGGCACCGTGCTCGAATCTGCCGACGACCGCTATCAGCCGGGCGACAAGGTGGTGCTGACTGGCTGGGGCGTGGGGGAAGGTCACTGGGGCGGCATGGCCGAACAGGCGCGGGTCAAGGCCGACTGGCTGGTGCCGCTGCCGGCCGGGCTGGATGAGCGCCAGGCCATGTGCATCGGCACCGCCGGTCTGACCGCCATGCTCTGCGTGCTGGCGCTGGAAGAGGCGGGGGTGACTCCGCAGAGCGGCGAGATCCTGGTGACCGGCGCCGCCGGCGGGGTGGGTTCCACCGCCGTCGCCTTGCTGGCCGCGCTGGGTTATCAGGTGGCGGCCCTGACCGGCCGTCCAGAGGCGCAGGGCGAGCTGCTGACTGCGCTCGGCGCCAGTCGCATCGTGCCGCGCAGCGAGCTGCTGGAGCCCGCCAAGCCGCTGGAGAAGCAGCTGTGGGCCGGGGCGGTCGATACCGTCGGCAGTCAGGTGCTGGCCAAGTTGCTGGCCCAGATGAACTACGGCGGCGCCGTGGCGGCCTGCGGGCTGGCGGGTGGCTTCGATCTGCCCACCAGCGTGATGCCCTTCATCCTGCGCAACGTGCGGTTGCAGGGGGTCGATTCGGTGATGTGCCCGCTGGCGCGCCGCCAACTGGCGTGGCAGCGACTGGCGCGGGATCTGCCCGCCAGTTTCTTTGCGCAGGCGGTCACCGAGATCGGGCTGGAGCAGGTGGCGGAGGCCGCCGAAGCCATCACCCAAGGGCAAATCGCGGGGCGCACCCTGGTCAAACTTTGA
- a CDS encoding PTS sugar transporter subunit IIA has product MLTQLLTEEVISIEAGARDWRHAIELATAPLLANGTIEPSYVAALYRSHEELGPYYVLGPGLAMPHARPEDGVNRLGLALTVLKEGVNFGSEGNDPVRLLVTLAASDSNSHVETIAQLAELFMNEEDVAAIMAATSKDDILRILARY; this is encoded by the coding sequence ATGCTGACCCAATTGCTGACCGAGGAGGTCATTTCCATCGAAGCGGGTGCCCGCGACTGGCGTCACGCCATCGAGCTGGCCACCGCCCCCCTGCTGGCCAACGGCACCATCGAACCCTCCTATGTGGCGGCGCTCTATCGCTCCCACGAAGAGCTCGGCCCCTACTACGTGCTGGGCCCGGGCCTGGCCATGCCCCACGCCCGCCCGGAAGACGGCGTCAACCGGCTGGGACTGGCGCTGACCGTGCTGAAGGAGGGGGTCAATTTCGGCTCCGAGGGCAACGACCCGGTCCGGCTGCTGGTCACCCTGGCCGCCAGCGACAGCAACTCCCACGTGGAGACCATCGCCCAGCTGGCCGAGCTGTTCATGAATGAAGAAGACGTGGCGGCCATCATGGCGGCCACCAGCAAAGACGACATCTTGCGCATCCTGGCGCGTTATTGA
- the lexA gene encoding transcriptional repressor LexA: MKPLTPRQAEVLELIKANMNETGMPPTRAEIAQKLGFKSANAAEEHLKALAKKGVIEIMPGTSRGIRLLLEEEEPLEESGLPLIGKVAAGEPILAQEHIESHYQVDPALFHPRADFLLRVQGMSMKNIGILDGDLLAVHKTQEVRNGQVVVARLDEDVTVKRFQRKGSQVWLLPENEELSPIEVDLSCQQLTIEGLAVGVIRNADWM, encoded by the coding sequence ATGAAACCCCTTACTCCCCGCCAGGCCGAAGTGCTGGAGTTGATCAAGGCGAACATGAACGAAACCGGCATGCCGCCGACTCGCGCCGAGATAGCCCAGAAGCTTGGTTTCAAGTCGGCCAATGCGGCCGAGGAACATCTGAAGGCCCTGGCCAAAAAGGGGGTCATCGAGATCATGCCGGGCACGTCCCGCGGCATCCGCCTGTTGCTCGAAGAGGAAGAGCCGCTGGAAGAGAGCGGTCTGCCGCTGATCGGCAAGGTGGCCGCCGGCGAGCCCATCCTGGCGCAGGAGCATATCGAGAGTCACTACCAGGTGGATCCGGCCCTGTTCCACCCGCGGGCCGACTTCCTGCTGCGGGTACAGGGCATGAGCATGAAGAACATCGGCATTCTGGATGGCGATCTGCTGGCGGTACACAAGACCCAGGAGGTGCGCAACGGCCAGGTGGTGGTGGCACGGCTCGACGAGGATGTCACCGTCAAGCGCTTCCAGCGCAAGGGCAGCCAGGTGTGGCTGCTGCCGGAGAACGAAGAGCTCTCCCCCATCGAGGTGGATCTCTCCTGCCAGCAGCTCACCATCGAGGGGCTGGCGGTCGGCGTCATTCGCAACGCCGACTGGATGTAA